DNA from Malus sylvestris chromosome 11, drMalSylv7.2, whole genome shotgun sequence:
TCCTCCCGAAACAGCAAGACAATCAATGTCCGGAGCACTATGAGAAGAGCAAGCCTGTGACTCTCTGCTCTTCACTCGAGGCTCCATTTAAGGTGAAAATACAAAGTTTAAAGAAAATTCCCACAACCAAAGACATAGCTAGAATCGCGTTCTTGATTAATATACAAGTACAATCACAAAGCCAAACGTTATTGGTGAAACGATTTAATACCTTCAATTTCATCAACTTATTTGTCTTTTTGGGTATGGCATTTTCTCATTTACCGGGTTTTACAAGTGAAATCACAGTTCACATAAATCTATCGCAAATTCCACTTATTCCAAGAGTTTCTCAAACATCAGTTCAGCTTGTAAAAGCCTCAATCATACAAAGTACGGGCGAGAAACTAGTAccatcataaaaataaaaatcccgGCCAAAGAAATACCGGAGTTTTTCTGCAAGCCCAAACACACAAATCAACCATCGTCGGCATCGTCAATCATGATACATTCATACATGAttctatacatatatacaaaacaacataaaattttaaaagacaAATCATGGTTTACACTACAATGTCTTGAAAATTGGTAAAGGGGCGACCCAAGACAACAAGGCTCCCTACTTTGCGGGGATTGTCCTGAAAATTGGTACAAAGTACAAATCTTTTTCACCTTTCTCACTCTAATCACAGATTTCTTAAGTTCATTGATTTTtcgtttaataaaaaaatcaattttgttcCCGAGCTTCTTTTCATTTCAAACCAAATTTATTAACTTTGGCATTTTAACAAACAGGTTGAATGCTTAAGCTGAAAATTGCAAGCGACCCATCAAAACTAGCAAGGCAAGCAGTTCGACTATGAGGGTCCACGAGAAGGACCACGATGTAGCGGACACTGAATCAGCAAGAAGCAAAAGGGGCATGGTGGTACCTGAGGGTTGGTGATGCGACACAGACCGTCTGATTGGCCGACTTGGTAAACGTCGAACGGTTTTAACAGCAGCAACAGTCTCCTCCTcgccatttctctctctctctgtatctGAAGGGTGTGACGGTGGACCGGCCAAAGCTCCGTTTAGACTTGCATGTGGCGGAACTGTAACAGGAGGCCTCATCGAACAATTTAGGGCCtttttttttccactttttCTTGGTAACAGTCAGGGACCTAGGGTCTACTGAGCAATTTTTAAGGTCTATTTAGTatgtaggttttttttttttttttttgtaagaaattattttgttttatgctGTGGTTTTAATGGGAAGAGATCCAAAtgggatctcttccaccaaattcGTAGGGATCTGGAGATCCggactcttgaaatttgatcaaacaactACAAATAGGAAGCTccactaaaagttataataattgtaaccgttggatcaaatttcaaggatctGGATCTCCGGATCCCTAGGATTTGGTGGGAGAGATCCGGCTGGGATCTCTTCCTGGTTTTAATGGAAAATTGTAGTTTTTCGTTTGGATCCggtgaattgaaaaaaaaattaatggtaAAAATTAACaatggtgtgtgagaagtaaaaaaatatgtatggaAAGCACACCGTTTCGATTTCATTTTGTGTACAGTTACAAATACATTTCTTCTGCTTCCCTCTCATTATCATTCctcaactattttttttttctcttctttttcttatgtttttcttttctatctctaccaaaattgaaaacgaaaaatttgaatggatgaaACATAATATAAACGTTCAACTAGCAAAACAACTAACTCGGATGGTTCGGTTCGAAACTTTGAGCTATAAACTAACAAAAACTGTACTTTTGAGACAAATCTTGTTGCAAGCAATATTCTAATTAATCTAATATAAATTGTTGCTCTAATCCAATTATGGGCCTCTTTATAAACGACTTGAATGGCGCTAATCGTCCACACTATTTACTTTTTGACACATGAAATTCGCTTAGTACTTGTTATCACTTGTTATTCCATTCCATTTCCCCGGCAAAGCCGCCATCGGCAACGATGGTTGGGGCGAGCGTTTGGTGAAACTAAAGAAATACTTTTCGAATCATATATAAAGGTAAAACAGTAATTTTATTGACACAAGAAATCGCGAGTTCCACAAGAATGAAGTTGTGAACAAAGCTAGTACTTACAACAGTTCTTTACTGTTGTCTGAAAATAGTGAGACAAGAAAACCTTCAAAATTGGAGCCTTCGAAGATATCTCAATGGCATCCCCATTCTGTATAGAAAAGAAAACATGAGAACCGTCGATGTATACGACACCTTCTTTACAAAACCATGTAACTTCCATGGACTGATGTGATTTGATTAATCCATGCATGAAGCGTGAGGTGTTTCCCGGTGAAATGGGCTCTCGTACCATAAACTGGAGATCCTGAGATAAGATTGGCATCGGAAATCCGCCTGCTGAGAGCATTGCGGCTGTCGATCCGGCAGCTGTTGAAACCCTGAGGCCACTTGACCGAGAGTTCACTAAGGGGGAACATAACTCGCCGTCCCTTTTAATTCTGAAGGCAACGATTCAGGAATTTAAACAGTTAATAAACACTAATGCGTGTAAGCTAAACAAACAAGTTAAATATATGGCTGATCAGCAGACCACAGAGGAACTTTTACTTGAATGAGAACTGAGAAAGTGCTGCAGGACATGAATGTGCAATCAAGATATCGTTAAGGGCATAAGTTGGAAGCACTTGCGAGTTTACATATACGGATATCCTTGTCAATTTGGAAGGGATAGTTCGACCCTGGAGGATGTTGTCAAGTACCTGCGGAGAAAAGAAAGCAAATATTCAAAAGATATGAATTGTGTACTTTCCTTATGCCCGCTTCTAAAGACACCCTAACTAGAATAGAGGAACCAAAATTTGACTGGTCTGGATTCTGTTTTGTATTGTGTCAAATTCATGATTTTGTTTTACCTCTTCGAAGTTGTCAATAGTTGTGGCGCATAGATATCCTGTGCTTCTAGAAGCATCAATCTCATTGCTGAGCTTCTCTACCTGACCAAACAAAATATTGTAAATACGCTGCTCCGAAAATTACCGAGTCTCAGCCCAAAAATCAGGGAATATGAGGAAAAATTGAACTCGTTACAAGCAAGGATAAAGCACAAGCTGTATAAATAAGGAAGTTAGTATGCCAATATAAAGACTAATACTTGAGGGCTTAGCCAAAGACTGAAACTAACCTCTTTGGGCTGTGTGGGGTCAGAATTCACTCCTAGAACTGGAACTGAGTCATCAATGAAATGGCTAGCTTGTAATAGAGTACCATCGCCGCCTACTGTGACAACAAGGTCCACATCATGGACGGGCTGTGATAGATCATTAAGCACTACAGAATTCCACTCAACGGGCTTGCGGAGCAAAATATTCTGACAACAACTTATTGCATCATTGTGCACCTTTCTTCTGCTGTCTAAGTGATGTAGCATCTGCAATTCATTCAAAAGAAACTGAATTAACAAGGGTGTTTAACACTAACTTAACAGGAGATAGAGCGTGCGAGAATTTATCAAAGGTAGGGGGAAAATGCAATCGAAGAAAGAGGGTTTAAGGAACTGATCTAACATCCTTGGCAAAGTTGCACAACGAAAACATGTCATACCGAGAATGATCAGAATTTGATTTTGTTATATATACAACTACAAAGCGTAAACCTTCGTTACCTTGTTTTTCTTTCCCGGGTATGCCATTCTCTTTTATACCGAGTTAAACAAGTGAAATCGAAGCTCACACtgtttaattttcaaacttgtTTCGTACTCCACGTATTCCAACAGTTTTCTCAAACTTGAAACCAAGTAAGAAAATTCTTGAGTTTTGTGTAAGCCTAAACACCCGAAACCGGAAACTTTATCATTCTTGGCACCTTAAATCATGGCCTACTCATAGATGAAGCCTTAATACAAACTATAAAGTAAATATAtcacaaataacaaaaaaatcttACAAAATTGGTACAATGTGCAAATCTCTCCTCTCTTCACTAGTAATTTTTTTGCTTTCATTgaaatttgtttactttttgtAGTATAAACAAGAACTAAGATTTTTCTTATTATCCCAATTTTACAAAGAtgaattgaaggaaaaaaaatcaagcaGACAAACGAAAGTTATCGACTTTGGCATTTTATCAAACACTTGGAGTGCTAAGCTCAATAAAACAGTTCAGATATGCAGATGGATGAGATTACCTGAGACTGGGGATTCGTGATGCGAGATGGACCTTCTGATTGGGAAACTGGGTCAGCTTCGATCGGTTTTAGCACCACCAACAATCGCTTCCTCCCCATTGCTCTCTCGATAGGGTGTGAGTGACGGTCGACCAAACACTCCAGCGCTGCAGGTGGTTTAAGTATTTCTGAATTGATGAATTAGACTGGGAGGCATAAGGTAAAAATAGACTTGCTTCAGGATGTTCGTCTTTAGGAAATACAAAAATATTAGTTggatggtataaaatatcgatgatatcggaaatatcggtagtttaaaaacacgaaaatatcgatggaaatatcgggatattatcgatatcgataaaaataatatggaaaccacggaaattgtaagaaaaacttggaaatttttattgaaactttgcaagatgtttatttagtcaattatctattagtttatcacaaaaaattggaaggaaatgcattgcatgatagatttaacttattatattagcaccccacaaattgttgaataaacctcacATACTTGATATACctcacatttactttttcaattaaaaactatcttaatacaccccacttccttccccataataccctcacaccccatatttttaatatgtaccttatattttttacacacaccccacatttctcaaatcttataacactcattttttattttgccgaatgatttcaaactaTCTGAACGTTAGTTTGttgaatgatttcaaattgaatgatttcaaaaaatgtttaggttcatttgaacgtttttcaataacaataataataatttcaaaGCTTTCGAAACATTGATTTCgtgttccattcgtcaaaaattatttttctcaatcaacatgtttgtagtttcattgcttagggttttattcaacaatggagaATGAGAagagttttgatagttgaaatagataaataatacattaaaagtgatttggggtgtatttataaattttttattatttttttaacctaATAAAGTCAAAAATTGTCATTATATAGTAGAGTAAATTagtcattaatattaaattttaatgtggggtgcattcaacattttatggagtgttaatataaaaaacctaaattaaaataaacaaataataaaacaaaaagaaaaaaaaaaagaaatggctCACCTGGATTCGAAATCAAGACCTAGAGCCATGGGAAAAGCGcatcaaaaagaaagaaaaatttgaTGGGCGCGAGGGTTCGAACTGGAGAGGATTGTGAggacatgttgaccaacacgTCCAAGTCCACATTGGTGTCAATCTTTAGCAACAACTATAATATATGCGAATGTAGCAGCTTATGTtcatttcagaaaaaaaaaaaaaaaccctagcaCTTTCTGTCTTGCCTCTAGCCCAAAGCCCCAAACGGCTCTTTGTCTTTCCGTGTTAGACTTTTCCCATTCAACAGACATGGCATGCACACATGTCATGCATCCATGTGGTGAACTTCTTAGGATTCCAAAATAAAGGCTAAGATGTGCCCCATTTTTCCCATTTCTGATTACCTTCTAGAAATCCTAGGCCTCTCTCAGAGATATCTCTCAATAATTCAAGGACCTTCTTTCATTTCACTCGGCCCTCTCTTCCCATTTCTCTCAGACCTCTCTCTctttaagataaaaaaaaaaaaacaaatagctCTCATCGGCGTCGTCTCTCTCTCGAaactctcatctctctcctttctctctgcaccgagacccacatacacacacacacaccatcgCACCTGCTTGAGGAAGACACCCATCGTTATCagcaacctcgtctttctcccttTCCTTCTCGTCTCCGCAACTCGGCGACGCAGGAACCCTCCGAcgagtttcttgaatttctccaGTTAGGTAAGCTTCGGGTTTACCTCATTTTGTTCTAGATTGAAGCTTAGATGTGAAATTTAAGTTCTATCTcatgtttttgcaaggtttttggggcaAAATtggctcgggaataggcacacccatctccgaCGAGGCTGTGGGTGTCGAcgaactttccgaacacctccgaccgtttcacggcaaacggaagttataaaaacattcctctcgtcttgtatttcattttgatacctagatcggagtctagggtgcTTTTTACAatcggccggagctgtagaagctccgacGTTCTTCTCCGATTCGCACATctccaaaatatcgcgatattatcggtaatatcgcgatattgtcgatattatcgataatatcgcaatattttAACGAAAACTTAGTGGATAagtattaaaatatcggtaactcAAAAAACCAATATTATCGGCATTTCATACCTTGGTTGGATGGAAAAATGAAAAGTTCATTTTTTATTACAACTTTGGATGATTAAAATACACCGTACAATGAGTTTGAATTAGCATATTGTGCTCTTTTTAGAATGTATTATGCTTCGAAAATGGGAATCGAAcgcaaaatttataaattttctttGCATCCTTTTGTCTTTCTTTGATCTATTTTATCTTTAGTTCAATATTTCCTAACTTTAATtactttttttaaaatttgaaacattttattttattatctttcttctttgactGATACCTTGTCTTACATCACATATGATGTAAAACATCACTGGAACACATTCGATTTTGATTTTAAAGGAGTATATAAAATTTCAAGTGTATTCCATTAGAAATTTATTTGAAAGgaaattaaaaagtaaaagaTTCGAGGGAATTAGAGATATTACGTAATGTATATTAAGTATTTACAAATATCACTTCTCTCATGAGAGAGAGACATCACTAAAATCTCTAGAAATCATTTGAACTTCATCAAACTCTATGAACttataaatctattaaaatcaCTCAAACTCTATATAAACCTCTAGTaaactaaattaaattaaattagaatgtcattttgtcaaaagtaCGAAAGATTCTATAAGTCCAACTCTTATTTACCAaagtaaataaacaaatagTTCTAACTCCAAATGTCCGAGAATGACTTATataataagaaaaactaatgaaaatgattttaaaactttgagttttaaagataaggacaaaataaagggtaacttgaatagtatcaggattgactttttaatataaaaatgtggtttttcgttaaagtaaacagtatcggaagcttttcgttaaagttctcataATAATACGACATACTATTATTATATTAGTCGCGATTTTTTTGTACCATGTAAATTGTGTTTCTAATACCGTGTTGGGAAAGGATTTGAATCCTTTCCTGAGCctaaggagaggatcctcctgaccaagaaCTGTGGACCGttgaatttttatccaacggctataattattataactttaaatgAATCTCCtatttgtagtcgttggataaAAATACAACGGTCCATAGTCCTTGGTTAGGAGACAATCCAAATCCAGTGGGAAATGATTCAAACacctaaggtcatctccaaccgaagggttcaGAGGGCCAGAGAGCTGAAAATAGCctaaaaatcgtctccaaccgagggctacgCCAGAGGCTTGTGAGCCTAACGAAATctaaaagggccaaagggccagaggGTTGGCCCCTTctagccagccagccagccccgggctggccaGAATTTTGTGTAAAAGTGTCAGATttcctgtcggatataaccgacaggaataatttttattattgaaatcgtgtcggttataaccgacacgaaTAGTAATTTGAATTGCAATTGTGTcggttttaaaattttgaatacaaCGGCTAGCTGATTGTAGCTAGCCATTgccttacatttttttttgttatgaattcaaacctttttttttctttttataaatacctaactcatttctacaccatttctcacataattttcaccTTTGCATACTATCTCACTTCTATTTCAaatttaagttatagtttttaaatttaagttgttgttgtttttaaatttaaataataaattatgtttggtcaTTTGGCCATCGGTTGAAGACAGAAGCCAATATAACCctgtattgttcattaaaatattaatatcttgaaaGATGTTATACCCCACCCACATTCTATTTAaaatggtttttagtttttaattggtgagcccaaggggcccacccaTGATTTTTTTGTTCCCCCCCCCCGAGTCTCTTATCTCTTCCCTCTCAGTCCTCTCTTTCTTCCCTTTCCCCATACTCTCTCTTTCTAAACATTCTCTTTTATCTCTCCGGCGTCGAAAAAGGAAACCACCATCACCCACGCCATTttcaaccaaaccaaaacccaaaaatctgAACCTCAAACCTTTGGGACATGGGGAATCCACATGCAGCCTTGCATGTGTCATCAAAACATCTCTATGTGCTCTGCCATTAACACAGAGAGCTTGAGCTTTTTCGAACTCCATCTCAGGTATGGTTTAATCCCTTCTTTTTTGTCTCTTTGATAACTGGGATGAGGTTTTGAACCCTTTATTCAAGCCCTAACCCCTGCCATCCTCTGTGCATGCATGTTCGGTTTCGACGATGAACTCCGGCGAGTTCATGGGTGTGTGTTGTGAAGTGTTCGTGGGTGTGTGTTGTGCcatgtgtgtgggtgtgtgttgtgcAGTGTTCGTGGGTGTATGTTGTCCCGTGTGTGTGGGTGTGCCCGTGTGAGTATGTGTGTTGTTGTGTATGGGTGTGTGCGTgtacagtgtgtgtgtgtgtgtgtgtgtaagcgtgtgtgagtgtgtgtggtgcacgtgtgtgagtgtgtgtggtgCACGTGTGCGTGTGCGTGTGTTGTGCACGTGTGTTGTGTGTtgcgtgtgtgcgtgtgtaGGTGTGCATGTATGCTGTGCATGTGTACATGTGTGTTGTgcatgcatatgtgtgtgctggcgtgtgtgtttgtgtgttgtgtgggtttgggctcaagcccaaaccaccccttttgTTCCTAACTATTCAAGCCCAAAACCCAATAAGTCGTAaccctatttaacctaaacttAAACCCTAATTCGGATCCAAACCCAATACCCAtttccatttcttgaaattctatagttgggtagtttgataaattgtatATTTTTGTGCTTATgtgaagttgctagtggggATTTTCTTAATCTTTTTCCGCACAACTATGCTActacggagtatctgtgagtgaacctcttctaaaatttgcataatttcatagtttatttgcataaatgaaatgcatgccttacgagtttatgaactgattttatgttaagcatgttgtaaacacggaaaattcctgaaacgaaagagacaagaacaacgcgcACAAATAAATATtaagtatttgatgattttgggttacaatctctctctattttgatcctctgattcgatctccgtaaggtgtgtatttgtggatgtgtgattgatccaaagggccgttgggcttgatctaaggatgaacgttcttcaagggccgtggacttgatcttgaaggtggatttgagcggatcttcaaaggggcttttgggcttgatctttgaagaacagtgacgaacggatctccaagggcttttgggcttgatcttgaagaacagtgatgaacggatcttcaaaggtttttgggcttgatcttgaagaacggttggatgtgtggatttgtcgacgttgttgatccaaagggccgttggggcttgatcttggatgaacggatgatgaacgatggtgctttcttcaagggccgtcggggcttgatcttgaattggtggatggttgatccaagggccgtcggggcttgatcttggaagaacgatgaacgaagaacactttcttcaagggccgtcggggcttgatcttggaagaacgatgaacgaagaacgaagaaggctttcttgattcttcgggaacctggatgcttgagagcttcggagtttcagagcttcagagcttcaaggtgtcatatgaattggtccccttcaatgaatgaaataggcttgtatttatagaattttccaaggtcTAATttcgaatataatattccagatgaaataagtcgtttctgccaggtgttgacacgtgtcctatttgatgacttttccaactcatttcaattttcgttgagtcacacgctacgtgtaaaatttatgtaatacatgagcgttgacactttgatttattggtcaacatttatttaccgaaatttcgatgtctacaaatgcccccacttcaaggcacgtcgtatacatgtgcttgtcacgtgtaggagatgtgttttgaagtcccttactgtagatgtcgatccaagggccgtcgaggcttgatcttgaattgggctggagatttcttcaagggccgttgaggcttgatcttgaattgggcttgagatttcttcaagggccgttgaggcttgttcttgaacttttgtttgaaatttcttcaagggccgtcgaggcttgatcttgaaggttgaaattgggccacaaggagcttcatgtggtagatgatctttggctttggtaatggatgaatcggcacgtattttgttgcgcttgttgactttccacagctttgatcttgaactgggttggaagattttctggattcctccaattgttgattttccacagcttattcttgaactaggttttgattcaagggtggtagacacttaatcttgaatcggacttgtgatttcctcaagggccgtcgaggcttgatcttgaatttggttggaaacttcttcaagggccgttagggcttgatccttgaaggttgacttgaacacatgacaagcaggcacgaggtgaaggtgacgacttgttgatctgttcaatctttctaattcacacctgagcagtttggtcaacggtatgatcttcaagattgatgcgcttttcttccagttggtgacttgatctttaaggatttgattcaagggtggtgaatcggcacgtgcagcctacaacgcctagtaagccgacccaagaatttgagggtcaaaacgaattCACCGtcagagtgattgcaactttgatgatatgagatactcttgcttttgaagaagtagcggatgaatcaaCACGTGCTtggttgcacttgtctccacatgcttcaaggtatcatcttcatttcctttatctgttcctcaggcagatgtggcatcttctcgagttcttcatctcagactctttctgctgagttgactgttcatgctgcattcttctctgcttgtttcttcaggcagatgtggcagcttctcgagttcctcagttcggactccttctgctgagttgactgtgcagaccgcattcttctctgcttgttctttatgcacgttgtctccacatgcttcaaggtatcattttcacttgccttatctgttctctgggcagatgtggcagcttctttgaaagtacagcagcagtgggggggcgagtactcgagagcagtgccaggtaggcaatcaggaaagggttccaagcagtcggttccttacccgagtttgagtggaggttctggcatattgttttctttatccttgtctttgtaggtaagaacaaggacaaaggaaaggacagggaagacgcatgatatgagatactcttgctttctaccctggtgatatgagatacttttgctttggtgttatttgtttgctgaggtaccccaaggaataaggaacactgagtgactcgagaggcttcgttgggaaggcattctcggagatgaagaaaggttctgtatgtctcccttgctatggagggtgaaggtggataGTTATAGGGAGTtccttaatacctgtagaggtactgcTCTTTCACTCGTGTCAATAACCGATGCGTGATTGATCAgcatggcttcacgtgctttcttctttatcagaaatcttcgacaaattgtccgtaatttccgccaagctgagtgtgcatgtgacaggcgtcGACGCGGCTGAAGAAGACTGGCGCTTCTTCGAtaactgggatcggcgcttcgacaaatcacccgtgatttccgcaaagctgagtttgagtgtgatgggtgctgacgtgTCTGGAAAAGACTGGCgtctcttcgatatctgagatcggtgcttcgacaaatcactcttgatttccgcaaagctgagttcgcgtgtgatgggtgctgaagTGTCTGGAAAAGACTTGCgtctcttcgatatctgggatcggcgcttcgatttttgaatcggcATTTTCGAACTCTGAGCTCACctattcgatctctgaaatcccgtcgagtgccgattttttatttttttttatatatatagaggcacgcagttcgtttcaaagcacacttgaattttcgcttgtagaaactcccttcttgcacttctaagatcttaatCTGTCtggcctcttctttcttcaacacctttgaaaatgtctggaccatccgaccgtcgttttgatttgaaccttggtgaagaggcagttcCGCCTTCCCccgacaacatatggcgcccatcattcatatcccctactggtcctcttactgttggggattcggtgatgaagaatgatatatccgccgcggtggtggcccggaaccttgttactcccaaagataacagactactttccaggcggtctgatgagttggctgttaaggagtctctggctcttagtgtgcagtgtgcgggttctgtgtccaacatggcccaacgcctatttgctcgaactcgtcaagttgaatcgttggcggctgaagtgatgagtctcaaacaggagattagggggcttaagcatgagaataaacagttgcacaagctcgcacacaactatgccacaaacatgaagaggaaaattgaccagatgcaggaatctgatggtcagattttacttgatcatcggaggtttgtgggcttgttccaacaacatttgccttcgtcttctggggctgtaccgtgtagtgaagctccgaatgatcaacctccgatacctcctccttctgtggccccgccgaccgCTGAGGCTCcgcctgagcaacctttgtgaaggctctcctCCCTCTCGTCTGTTTATCTTgatttatgtatatgtacatatttgtaatttattgGAAACATTAATAAAtgagctcttttttttttttttaatatatgaaAAATCCCTTtgaataatcttttcaatgtaTCAATATCCTTTGAGAAGTAAACAAAGATGATCGATCACTAACAAAACTCTACAGCTAAAGCGTGTTACTCGTGGTGATTGTTCCATCTCAAACATACAGCTAAAGCTgtatgtcctttttttttttttaatatgctgCTTGTAGTGTCAGGCCGAGATGGGCGTTAAAGCTTCTCCCGGCTTTTAACAAAACACGGCGAACATAGGCGTTAAGGCTTTTCCCAGCTTTAAcccaagcttttttttttttttttttttttttttttgctgctgCATGTGTGTATAATCATTTACGACAAACATGGGCGTTAAAGCTTTTCCCAGCTTTAaccaaagctttttttttt
Protein-coding regions in this window:
- the LOC126590021 gene encoding NADH kinase-like, giving the protein MGRKRLLVVLKPIEADPVSQSEGPSRITNPQSQMLHHLDSRRKVHNDAISCCQNILLRKPVEWNSVVLNDLSQPVHDVDLVVTVGGDGTLLQASHFIDDSVPVLGVNSDPTQPKEVEKLSNEIDASRSTGYLCATTIDNFEEVLDNILQGRTIPSKLTRISVYVNSQVLPTYALNDILIAHSCPAALSQFSFKIKRDGELCSPLVNSRSSGLRVSTAAGSTAAMLSAGGFPMPILSQDLQFMVREPISPGNTSRFMHGLIKSHQSMEVTWFCKEGVVYIDGSHVFFSIQNGDAIEISSKAPILKVFLSHYFQTTVKNCCKY